One Pongo pygmaeus isolate AG05252 chromosome 10, NHGRI_mPonPyg2-v2.0_pri, whole genome shotgun sequence genomic window carries:
- the LOC129009832 gene encoding LOW QUALITY PROTEIN: complement C1s subcomponent-like (The sequence of the model RefSeq protein was modified relative to this genomic sequence to represent the inferred CDS: inserted 1 base in 1 codon) codes for MWADKGRCIVLFSLLAWVYAEPTMYGEILSPNYPQAYPSEVEKSWDIEVPEGYGIHLYFTHLDIELSENCAYDSVQIISGDTEEERLCGQRSSNNPHSPIVEEFQISYNKLQVIFKSDFSSEERFTGFAAYYVATECTDFVDAPCSHFCNIFIGGYFCSCPXEYFLHDDMKDCGVNCSGDVFTALIGEIASPDYLNPYPENSRCEYQIRLEEGFQVVVMVQREDCDMEAADSEGNCLDSLVFVAGDQQFGPYCGHGFPGPLNIETKSNTLDIIFQTDLTGQKKGWKLCYHADPMPCPKEDTPNSVWEPAKAKYVFRDVVQITCLDGFEVVEGRVGATSFYSTCQSNGKWSNSKLKCQPVDCGIPESIENGKVEDPESTLFGSVIRYTCEEPYYYTENGGGGEYHCAGNGSWVNEVLGPELPKCVPVCGVPREPFEEKQRIIGGSDADIKNFPWQVFFDNPWAGGALIDEYWLLTAAHVVEGNREPTMYVGSTSVQTSWLAKSKMLTPEHVFIHLGWKLLEVPEGRTNFDNDIALVRLKDPVKMGPTVSPICLPGTSSDYNLVDGDLGLISGWGRTEKRGRAVRLKAARLPEALLRKCKEVKVEKPTADAEAYVFTPNMICAGGEKGMDSCKGDSGGAFAVQDPNDKTKFYVAGLVSRGPQCRTYGLYTWVKNYIDWIMKTMQENSTPRED; via the exons ATGTGGGCAGACAAGGGCAG GTGCATTGTCCTGTTTTCCCTTTTGGCGTGGGTTTATGCTGAGCCTACCATGTATGGGGAGATCCTGTCCCCTAACTATCCTCAGGCATATCCCAGTGAGGTAGAGAAATCTTGGGACATAGAAGTTCCTGAAGGGTACGGGATTCACCTCTACTTCACCCATCTGGACATAGAGCTGTCAGAGAACTGTGCGTATGACTCAGTGCAG ATAATCTCAGGAGACACTGAAGAAGAGAGGCTCTGTGGACAGAGGAGCAGTAACAATCCCCACTCTCCAATTGTGGAAGAGTTCCAAATCTCATACAACAAACTCCAGGTGATCTTTAAGTCAGACTTTTCCAGTGAAGAGCGTTTTACAGGGTTTGCTGCATACTATGTTGCCACAG AATGCACAGATTTTGTAGATGCCCCTTGTAGCCACTTCTGCAACATTTTCATTGGTGGTTACTTCTGCTCCTGCC TGGAATATTTCCTCCATGACGACATGAAGGATTGTGGAG TTAATTGCAGTGGGGATGTATTCACCGCACTGATTGGAGAGATTGCAAGTCCTGATTATCTCAATCCATATCCAGAGAACTCAAGGTGTGAATACCAGATCCGGTTGGAGGAAGGGTTCcaagtggtggtgatggtgcagAGAGAAGATTGTGATATGGAAGCAGCTGACTCAGAGGGAAACTGCCTTGACAGTTTAGTT TTTGTTGCAGGAGATCAGCAATTTGGTCCTTACTGTGGTCATGGATTCCCTGGGCCTCTAAATATTGAAACCAAGAGTAATACTCTTGATATCATCTTCCAAACTGATCTAACAGGGCAAAAAAAGGGCTGGAAACTTTGCTACCATGCAGATC CAATGCCCTGCCCTAAGGAAGACACTCCCAATTCTGTTTGGGAGCCTGCGAAGGCAAAATATGTGTTTAGAGATGTGGTGCAGATAACCTGTCTGGATGGGTTTGAAGTTGTGGAG GGACGTGTTGGTGCAACATCTTTCTATTCAACTTgtcaaagcaatggaaagtggagtaatTCCAAACTGAAATGTCAAC CTGTGGACTGTGGCATTCCTGAATCCATTGAGAATGGTAAAGTTGAAGACCCAGAGAGCACTTTGTTTGGTTCTGTCATCCGCTACACCTGTGAGGAGCCGTATTACTACACGGAAAATGGAGGAGGTG GGGAGTATCACTGTGCTGGTAACGGGAGCTGGGTGAATGAGGTGCTGGGCCCAGAGCTGCCGAAATGTGTTCCAG TCTGTGGAGTCCCCAGAGAACCCTTTGAAGAAAAACAGAGGATAATTGGAGGATCCGATGCAGATATTAAAAACTTCCCCTGGCAAGTCTTCTTTGACAACCCATGGGCTGGTGGAGCGCTCATTGATGAGTACTGGTTGCTGACGGCTGCTCATGTTGTGGAGGGAAACAGGGAGCCAACAATGTACGTTGGGTCCACCTCAGTGCAGACCTCATGGCTGGCAAAATCCAAGATGCTCACTCCTGAGCATGTGTTTATTCATCTGGGATGGAAGCTGCTGGAAGTCCCAGAAGGACGAACAAATTTTGATAATGACATTGCACTGGTGCGGCTGAAAGACCCAGTGAAAATGGGACCCACCGTTTCTCCCATCTGCCTACCAGGCACCTCTTCCGACTACAACCTCGTGGATGGGGACCTGGGACTGATCTCAGGCTGGGGCCGAACAGAGAAGAGAGGTCGCGCTGTTCGCCTCAAGGCGGCAAGGTTACCTGAAGCTCTTTTAAGAAAGTGCAAAGAAGTGAAAGTGGAGAAACCCACAGCAGATGCAGAGGCCTATGTTTTCACTCCTAACATGATCTGTGCTGGAGGAGAGAAGGGCATGGATAGCTGTAAAGGGGACAGTGGTGGGGCCTTTGCTGTACAGGATCCCAATGACAAGACCAAATTCTATGTAGCTGGCCTGGTGTCCCGGGGGCCCCAGTGTAGGACCTATGGGCTGTACACATGGGTAAAGAACTACATTGACTGGATAATGAAGACTATGCAGGAAAATAGCACCCCCCGTGAGGACTAA